A window of the Lolium perenne isolate Kyuss_39 chromosome 7, Kyuss_2.0, whole genome shotgun sequence genome harbors these coding sequences:
- the LOC127314502 gene encoding glucan endo-1,3-beta-glucosidase 5, with amino-acid sequence MARPVAGGLAKAAAVLVLVQVLCMARWSDGVGVNWGTQLSNPLPGSTMVRLLKDNGFDKVKLFDAEESILGALRGSGIQVMVGIPNDMLADLAGGGKAAEHWVKANVSKHVSDGVDIRFVAVGNEPFLTTFNGTYLNTTFPAMQSVQAALAKAGLGSRVKVTVALNADVYQSPTGKPSDGDFRDDIRGLMLTIVQFLASSGAPFVANVYPFISLYADPNFPLDYAFFQGSSSAVVDGGVTYENTFDANHDTLVAALRRNGFPDVPIVVGEVGWPTDGDANANPEYARRFNQGLLDHVASGKGTPLRPGVPVDAYLFSLVDEDQKSIRPGNFERHWGVFYYDGQPKYQLSLRSGNGAGTLVPAKGVEYLKKQWCVLKRDADLADQKVGDSVSYACGQADCTSLGYKTSCSGLDPRGNVSYAFNSYYQSNDQDDQACNFGGLATTTTVNPSSGTCRFIVQIVPADPTSAATASVAGGVATLLAALLLHRLF; translated from the exons ATGGCGCGTCCGGTCGCCGGTGGCCTGGCCAAGGCGGCGGCGGTGCTGGTGCTGGTGCAGGTGCTGTGTATGGCGCGGTGGTCGGATGGTGTTGGCGTGAACTGGGGCACGCAGCTGAGCAACCCGCTACCGGGTAGCACGATGGTGCGGCTGCTCAAGGACAACGGCTTCGACAAGGTGAAGCTGTTCGACGCCGAGGAGAGCATCCTGGGCGCGCTCAGGGGGTCGGGGATCCAGGTGATGGTCGGCATCCCCAACGACATGCTGGCCGACCTCGCCGGCGGCGGCAAGGCCGCCGAGCACTGGGTCAAGGCCAACGTCTCCAAGCACGTCAGCGACGGCGTCGACATAAG GTTCGTAGCCGTGGGGAACGAGCCGTTCCTGACGACCTTCAACGGCACGTACCTGAACACGACGTTCCCGGCGATGCAGAGCGTGCAGGCGGCGCTGGCGAAGGCCGGGCTGGGCAGCCGGGTGAAGGTGACGGTGGCGCTGAACGCCGACGTGTACCAGTCGCCGACGGGTAAGCCGTCGGACGGCGACTTCCGCGACGACATCCGCGGCCTCATGCTCACCATCGTGCAGTTCCTGGCGTCCAGCGGCGCGCCGTTCGTGGCCAACGTGTACCCGTTCATCAGCCTGTACGCGGACCCCAACTTCCCGCTGGACTACGCCTTCTTCCAGGGCTCCTCGtcggcggtggtggacggcggCGTCACGTACGAGAATACCTTCGACGCCAACCACGACACGCTGGTGGCGGCGCTGCGCAGGAACGGGTTCCCCGACGTGCCCATCGTCGTCGGCGAGGTCGGCTGGCCCACCGACGGCGACGCCAACGCCAACCCGGAGTACGCGCGGCGGTTCAACCAGGGCCTGCTGGACCACGTCGCGTCCGGCAAGGGCACGCCGCTCCGGCCGGGCGTTCCCGTGGACGCGTACCTGTTCAGCCTCGTCGACGAGGACCAGAAGAGCATCCGGCCGGGCAACTTCGAGCGCCACTGGGGCGTCTTCTACTACGACGGGCAGCCCAAGTACCAGCTCAGCCTGCGCAGCGGCAACGGCGCCGGCACGCTCGTGCCGGCCAAGGGCGTCGAGTACCTCAAGAAGCAGTGGTGCGTGCTCAAGCGCGACGCCGACCTCGCCGACCAGAAGGTCGGCGACAGCGTCAGCTACGCGTGCGGCCAAGCCGACTGCACCAGCCTCGGCTACAAGACCTCATGCAGCGGCCTCGACCCGAGGGGCAACGTGTCGTACGCGTTCAACAGCTACTACCAGAGCAACGACCAGGACGACCAGGCCTGCAACTTCGGCGGactcgccaccaccaccaccgtcaaccccTCCTCGGGGACGTGCCGGTTCATCGTACAGATCGTCCCGGCGGACCCGACCAGCGCTGCAACGGCGAGCGTCGCCGGTGGGGTGGCCACCCTCC
- the LOC139833812 gene encoding uncharacterized protein, with protein sequence MASSSSASVLHLGNLPTDKLTRSNFPGWRAQVLPAIRGARQFGLLDGTDAAPPETLPVSLAADDTDKTPKTAPNPTYDAWICRDQTVLSYLLQSLSSEVLPHVHRIEHAAGVWQALEEMFASQCEAKVTNLRIALANTKKLNMPTSAYLTKMQGIVDELAAAGCTVSTREHVSFILAGLGAPYNALVAALGVVTTPITLSHLYAQLNAYEQRQELLNGSTTTDFDTSANLANRQRRGRFSSRPRGDRGDRGDRGDRGERRDDRRQDRREDRGSTPSRGGGRAPPGGGRGRGRGRRRTTPWVDVICQICNKEGHPAKACWWRFEDDDDDSADDKEARVASYGVDTNWYSDTGATNHITGELHNLTVRDQYQGHDRVNTASGQGALLRQEILLLDPSLQNSDHGAATIDDSHMANFPTNDLAPSVPHVVQVTPRAPAENLGQNGAPEHTPASSDSSALQDNDSEHEADSVTQSASGSGRSTSDHASGSPGSLGSAAARSPTRAAARGASPPPASPGPRTPGSSAANSGSQQQSTSIRTHTGSPAASPARTDDTGSRAADSAHAAAPSAPGSSTPPHRASSSVAPTAGPRPVTRASKGIKKPKQYTDGTVRWGMSAITEEPASLQVALCDPNWSNAMNEEYSALMKNKTWRLVPPHKATNVIDCRWIYKVKRKADGSIGRYKARLVAKGFKQRYGIDYEDTFSPVVKIATVRLVMAISVSRGWSLRQLDVKNAFLHGVLEEEVYMRQPPGYEDRGRMNYVCKLDKALYGLKQAPRAWYSRLSSQLIALGFFASKSDTSLFIYRKSHITIFMLIYVDDIIVASSSQSATDALLRDLSKEFALKDLGDLHYFLGIEVHKVSDGIVLNQAKYAQDVLARVNMTGCSGVSTPLSSSDKIAAHDGDMLGPEDSTKYRSMVGALQYLTLTRPDISFAVNKVCQYLHAPTTVHWTAAKRILRYVSHTLSFGLTFITC encoded by the exons ATGGCGTCCTCTTCCAGTGCTTCGGTGCTGCACCTTGGCAATCTGCCAACTGACAAGTTGACGCGGTCCAACTTCCCTGGATggcgtgcccaggtcctaccggcGATCCGTGGAGCTCGCCAGTTCGGTCTCCTTGATGGTACCGATGCGGCTCCTCCCGAGACTCTGCCGGTCTCCCTGGCGGCCGATGACACCGACAAGACGCCGAAGACGGCGCCCAACCCAACCTATGATGCCTGGATCTGTCGGGATCAAACCGTTCTCAGCTATCTCCTCCAATCGCTCTCCTCTGAGGTCTTACCTCATGTGCATCGGATTGAGCATGCCGCCGGAGTTTGGCAGGCCCTTGAGGAGATGTTCGCCTCTCAATGCGAAGCCAAGGTCACGAACCTCCGCATCGCTCTGGCCAACACGAAGAAGCTGAACATGCCCACGTCGGCATACCTCACCAAGATGCAGGGCATAGTCGATGAACTTGCCGCTGCTGGCTGCACGGTCTCCACCAGAGAGCACGTCTCCTTCATCCTCGCAGGTCTTGGTGCCCCCTACAACGCGCTTGTGGCTGCCCTTGGCGTTGTCACGACGCCCATCACTCTCAGCCACCTATATGCGCAGCTGAACGCTTACGAGCAGCGCCAGGAGCTCCTCAATGGCTCCACTACTACAGACTTCGACACCTCGGCCAACCTCGCCAATCGCCAGCGCCGGGGCCGCTTCTCCTCTCGTCCGCGTGGTGACCGCGGTGACCGCGGTGACCGTGGTGACCGTGGGGAACGGCGTGATGATCGGCGTCAGGACCGCCGTGAAGATCGCGGCTCTACTCCAAGCCGTGGCGGTGGCCGTGCTCCTCCAGGAGGGGGGCGTGGTCGTGGACGAGGACGTCGCCGTACTACCCCTTGGGTCGACGTCATCTGCCAGATATGCAACAAGGAGGGTCACCCGGCCAAGGCCTGCTGGTGGCGgtttgaagatgatgatgatgactccgCTGATGACAAGGAGGCCCGTGTTGCCTCATACGGGGTAGACACCAATTGGTACTCCGACACCGGTGCAACAAATCACATCACTGGCGAGCTCCACAACTTGACAGTTCGCGACCAGTATCAAGGACATGATCGTGTGAACACGGCCAGTGGTCAAG GTGCTCTTCTTCGGCAAGAGATTCTACTCCTTGATCCTTCTCTTCAAAATTCTGATCATGGAGCTGCAACTATTGATGACTCACATATGGCTAATTTTCCTACTAATGATCTTGCTCCCAGTGTTCCTCATGTTGTGCAGGTCACACCCCGAGCTCCTGCTGAAAATTTGGGTCAAAACGGTGCTCCCGAACATACTCCAGCCTCTTCTGACTCTTCTGCACTACAGGACAATGATTCAGAACACGAGGCAGATTCTGTGACGCAATCTGCATCGGGATCCGGCAGATCCACCTCGGATCACGCTTCTGGCAGCCCTGGCAGCCTTGGCAGCGCTGCAGCGCGCTCCCCCACTCGCGCAGCCGCACGTGGCGCCAGCCCCCCGCCTGCCTCCCCCGGTCCCCGCACTCCCGGATCCTCTGCGGCCAACTCCGGCTCCCAGCAGCAGTCTACGTCCATCCGCACGCACACGGGATCGCCTGCGGCATCTCCTGCCCGGACAGACGACACGGGATCCCGCGCTGCCGATTCTGCCCATGCAGCTGCCCCGTCAGCGCCTGGATCTTCTACTCCACCTCACCGTGCGTCCTCCTCTGTGGCTCCTACTGCTGGCCCTCGTCCTGTTACTCGTGCATCGAAGGGGATTAAAAAGCCCAAGCAGTACACTGATGGCACTGTTCGATGGGGTATGTCTGCTATTACCGAAGAGCCTGCTAGTCTTCAAGTTGCTCTCTGTGATCCCAATTGGTCCAATGCAATGAATGAAGAATATAGTGCTCTCATGAAAAACAAAACATGGCGGCTTGTTCCTCCACATAAAGCCACCAATGTTATTGATTGTCGATGGATATATAAAGTCAAGCGCAAGGCAGATGGCTCCATTGGCAGATACAAAGCTCGCCTCGTTGCAAAGGGGTTCAAGCAACGCTatggtattgattatgaagacaCTTTCAGTCCTGTTGTCAAAATAGCAACCGTTCGACTTGTCATGGCTATCTCAGTATCTAGGGGATGGAGTTTGCGACAGttagatgtcaagaacgcgtttcttcatggtgttctcGAAGAGGAAGTATATATGCGACAACCACCTGGCTATGAAGACAGGGGGAGAATGAATTATGTGTGCAAACTTGACAAGGCTCTCTATGGACTAAAACAGGCGCCTCGAGCATGGTACTCTCGATTGAGCTCTCAGTTAATTGCTCTTGGATTTTTTGCCTCTAAGTCTGACACCTCCTTGTTCATCTATCGCAAGTCCCATATCACTATCTTTATGCttatctatgttgatgatatcatagtTGCCAGCTCGTCTCAAAGCGCAACAGATGCTCTTCTACGAGATTTAAGTAAAGAGTTTGCGTTAAaagaccttggcgatcttcactaTTTCTTGGGAATTGAAGTGCATAAAGTAAGTGATGGCATAGTACTGAATCAAGCAAAATATGCTCAGGATGTTCTTGCACGAGTTAATATGACAGGGTGCTCCGGTGTGTCTACACCACTGTCATCATCTGATAAGATAGCTGCACATGATGGAGATATGTTGGGTCCTGAAGATAGTACAAAGTACAGAAGTATGGTGGGTGCGTTACAGTACCTAACCCTCACAAGGCCGGATATTTCATTTGCTGTGAACAAGGTTTGTCAGTACCTTCATGCTCCTACTACAGTACACTGGACTGCTGCCAAGCGAATATTGAGATATGTCAGTCATACTCTGAGTTTTGGTCTCACATTCATCACTTGTTAG